In Candidatus Dormiibacterota bacterium, the DNA window TAGTCTGGATAGACGCTGAGCAGATTGAGGCCGAGGGTCCCACTAAGCTTTTGGGCGACTGCGATGGCATTGTGGTGCCCGGCGGTTTTGGCTCCCGGGGAGTAGAAGGTAAGATTACCGCCGCCGATTACGCTATGGAAAATAATCTGCCGTATCTGGGCCTTTGCTTGGGAATGCAGACGGCCGTAGTAGCGCTCGCCCGGAAAACATTGGGGCGCTCGTCACACACTACCGAGGCTAACCCCAAGGCAAGACATCCGGTAATAGACCTGATGCCCGATCAAAAAGATATAGATCAAAAGGGAGGTACGATGCGTTTAGGGAACTATAAGTGCGTTCTTGCGCCTGGCACCATTAGTGCTAAGGCATACGGCAAAAAAGAGGTGAATGAGCGCCATCGGCACAGGTATGAGTTTAATAATAAGTATCGGCCCGCTCTTACAAAAGCCGGCTTGGTGCTGGCCGGCCTTTCGCCCGACAAGCGGTTGGTGGAGTTAATCGAAATAAAAAACCATCCGTTTTTTGTGGCCAGTCAGTTCCACCCTGAATTCAAATCGCGGCCACTAGGGCCGCATCCACTGTTTAAGTCTTTCATGGGGGCCGCTATTAAACAGCAGCAGCCATCTGCAAAAATTAGAGCCTAACTATTTAGCCGGCTCTTTGACGGGGGCGGCGGGTTCAACCGAGACGAACTTGCGGCGCACTTTTTGCCCACTAAACTTGGTGACTTGCTTGGTGGTAAAGTTAACAATTCCGGCTCTGATGGCATAAATAGTCTGGTCTGTTCCCATGGCAGTACCGGCGCCTACTTCAAAGCGGGTGCCGCGCTGGCGGACTATAATGTTGCCATTTTTTACCATGGTACCTCCACTGGTCTTTACGCCCAAGCGTTTACCGGCTGAATCGCGTCCTAATTTTGTTGAGCCTGCGGCTTTTGTATGCGCCACGCTAAGTCCTCGTTAATAAAAGCATCTGTCGTCCAACTGTTTGGTCTGGCCGGCGATAGATTAAATTATGCGCATCAGTGTGCGCAAAACTCCTGAAATTATAACCTAAACCAGGTATGGCGTCAATTATATCCAGCTTTTTCCAGCCGTTCTGGGTATGCC includes these proteins:
- the rpmA gene encoding 50S ribosomal protein L27, with translation MAHTKAAGSTKLGRDSAGKRLGVKTSGGTMVKNGNIIVRQRGTRFEVGAGTAMGTDQTIYAIRAGIVNFTTKQVTKFSGQKVRRKFVSVEPAAPVKEPAK